In the genome of Streptomyces sp. P3, the window CGGAGAGGATCGCGACCATGGTGTCCTGGTCGGCGCCGCGGCCGATCCGGTCGCCGTGCCAGGCGACGCCGTCGTTGCCGTCGCGGTACTGGCAGAGCCCGGCGGTGACGAACGGCTCGCCCAGTTCCCGGGCGTAGTGCGCGGACAGTTCCCGGCGGGCCTCGTCCAGCACCGGGTGGGGCAGTGTCTCGCGCTCCGCGTAGAACGCCAGCAGGCGTGGGACGGCGACGACGTTGTCGTACATCCTGCGCTGCTCGGCGCGCCAGGGGACCTCGGCCGCGAGGTGTGCGAACAGCGTGTCCGAGCCGGTGAGCCAGCCCGGCAGCACGTCGATCCAGGCGCCCGCGCCGAGCACGGTGCGGCGCAGGCCGTCGAGGGGACCGAGG includes:
- a CDS encoding alpha-ketoglutarate-dependent dioxygenase AlkB, translated to MTAHHLQGSLFDQTDEPRLGPLDGLRRTVLGAGAWIDVLPGWLTGSDTLFAHLAAEVPWRAEQRRMYDNVVAVPRLLAFYAERETLPHPVLDEARRELSAHYARELGEPFVTAGLCQYRDGNDGVAWHGDRIGRGADQDTMVAILSVGSPRDLLLRPAGGGKAVRRPLGHGDLIVMGGSCQRTWEHCVPKSGRAAGPRISVQFRPHGVR